A window from Phaenicophaeus curvirostris isolate KB17595 chromosome 13, BPBGC_Pcur_1.0, whole genome shotgun sequence encodes these proteins:
- the RAB39B gene encoding ras-related protein Rab-39B, protein MEAIWLYQFRLIVIGDSTVGKSCLIRRFTEGRFAQISDPTVGVDFFSRLVEIEPGKRIKLQIWDTAGQERFRSITRAYYRNSVGGLLLFDITNRRSFQNVHEWLEETKVHVQPYQIVFVLVGHKCDLDTQRQVTRHEAEKLAAAYGMKYIETSARDAINVEKAFTDLTRDIYELVKRGDISIQEGWEGVKSGFVPNVVHSSEEVVKSDRRCLC, encoded by the exons ATGGAGGCCATCTGGCTGTACCAGTTCCGCCTCATCGTCATCGGCGACTCCACCGTGGGCAAGTCCTGCCTCATCCGCCGCTTCACCGAGGGCCGCTTCGCCCAGATCTCCGACCCCACGGTGGGCGTGgatttcttctccaggctggtgGAGATCGAGCCGGGCAAGAGGATCAAGCTGCAGATCTGGGACACGGCCGGGCAGGAGCGGTTTCG GTCCATCACCAGAGCCTACTACAGGAACTCAGTTGGCGGACTCCTCCTCTTTGACATTACAAACCGCAGGTCCTTTCAGAACGTCCACGAGTGGCTAGAAGAGACCAAGGTGCATGTGCAGCCATACCAGATCGTCTTTGTTTTGGTAGGTCACAAGTGTGACCTTGACACACAGCGGCAAGTCACCAGGCACGAGGCCGAGAAACTGGCTGCTGCATATGGTATGAAGTACATTGAGACCTCGGCTCGGGATGCCATTAACGTGGAGAAGGCCTTCACTGACCTGACTCGAGATATATATGAGCTTGTTAAAAGGGGGGACATTTCAATCCAGGAAGGATGGGAAGGGGTAAAGAGCGGGTTTGTCCCAAACGTAGTGCACTCTTCAGAAGAAGTGGTGAAATCAGATAGGCGATGCTTGTGCTGA